The following proteins are encoded in a genomic region of Cyclonatronum proteinivorum:
- a CDS encoding PAS domain-containing sensor histidine kinase codes for MITLSSVKVAACKGTIDSITAEYNSAFEVLKNTLCAAELRELEIAMRISLLLGRAQPVCFASGCYEVRSIPLHHQSVPQGLCFVEPVNHAEGAIGHVHGNEPFWCADAEGKVLWANKAAERLVVSGIKIAGKESIVDLQSLKKREPLVLKTTSGLMQLSQVSSEYADFILLTARPYPKASDSQKKLSSVDSFKMGLFCTNESGEIIFVNDTFARFFGYHDASDLGEAVSHIHSLYHLPAERDAFIKLLKEKKQLETVDGEFVKRDGTVFRLHGTVTIHEDEESGEVYLQGAVLASTLNTATEHILLPYLNLFESLPFGVMVCNTKGEIVYVNKGLQDLLETSHDEVAGKTTDDLFERPYNREEGAKERGVKTIFSHTQSKGSHYGRYVFITNSGRRIVAGISSTLVRNIIGISNGMVVLVRDITLKSDEVRQLQLAKQRADEANALKESVLSNLSHETRTPLTSIIGFSSILDQYLKDADPEMADFANNIKRSAEQLLVIINNLLLLAEKELNKSKYPLTPVNITALLDRVLPEIEQQARVSGLSFSFQAAPDLIVNTNAYAVETIVDVLGQNAVKFTEKGHVAFKAGRINGSYIFIECQDTGVGIKPDAIEKIFEPFAQESTGTTRSFGGAGLGLSVSKKLAAVINADIFAVSEKGKGSVFRLLLPVR; via the coding sequence TTGATCACGCTTTCTTCGGTGAAAGTTGCTGCCTGTAAAGGTACGATCGATTCTATCACCGCTGAGTATAATTCAGCATTTGAGGTTTTGAAGAACACACTCTGTGCTGCTGAGCTGCGGGAGTTGGAGATTGCCATGCGCATATCTCTGTTGTTGGGGCGCGCGCAACCTGTTTGTTTTGCGTCAGGTTGTTACGAAGTGCGCAGTATTCCGCTCCATCATCAAAGTGTGCCGCAGGGGCTGTGCTTTGTAGAGCCGGTAAATCATGCTGAAGGGGCTATAGGTCATGTGCACGGTAATGAACCCTTTTGGTGTGCTGACGCGGAAGGGAAAGTCCTTTGGGCCAATAAGGCGGCGGAAAGGCTTGTGGTATCAGGGATCAAAATAGCGGGTAAAGAAAGTATTGTTGACCTGCAAAGCCTGAAAAAAAGAGAACCGTTGGTTCTCAAGACTACATCCGGGCTGATGCAGCTCAGTCAGGTTTCTTCAGAATACGCAGACTTTATCCTTCTTACAGCGAGACCTTATCCGAAAGCTTCTGATAGTCAAAAAAAGCTTTCTTCCGTCGATTCATTTAAAATGGGTCTGTTTTGTACAAATGAATCAGGTGAGATCATTTTTGTGAATGACACGTTTGCCCGCTTTTTTGGATACCATGATGCATCGGACTTAGGTGAGGCAGTTTCCCATATTCACAGCCTTTACCATTTACCGGCAGAGCGAGATGCGTTTATTAAGCTGCTCAAAGAAAAAAAACAGCTGGAAACGGTTGACGGTGAGTTTGTAAAGCGGGATGGGACGGTGTTCAGGCTTCATGGTACCGTAACGATTCATGAAGATGAGGAGAGCGGCGAAGTTTACTTGCAGGGTGCTGTTCTGGCATCAACTCTTAACACAGCTACCGAGCATATTTTGCTGCCTTATCTAAACCTGTTTGAAAGCTTGCCATTCGGTGTGATGGTTTGCAATACTAAGGGTGAGATTGTTTATGTAAACAAGGGTTTACAGGATTTGCTTGAAACAAGTCATGATGAAGTTGCAGGCAAGACTACTGATGATTTGTTTGAAAGGCCTTATAACAGAGAGGAAGGAGCTAAAGAACGGGGCGTAAAGACCATTTTCAGCCATACGCAATCGAAAGGCAGTCATTACGGCAGATATGTTTTTATTACGAATTCAGGTCGCAGAATAGTAGCCGGAATTAGTAGCACTTTGGTCAGGAATATTATTGGTATTTCTAATGGTATGGTTGTGCTTGTAAGGGATATCACCCTGAAATCTGATGAAGTGCGGCAGCTGCAGCTGGCGAAACAGCGTGCAGACGAGGCCAATGCGCTCAAGGAATCCGTGTTATCTAATCTCAGCCATGAGACGCGAACCCCTTTGACGAGCATTATTGGTTTTTCTTCCATATTGGATCAATATCTGAAAGATGCTGACCCGGAAATGGCAGATTTTGCAAACAACATCAAGAGGTCAGCTGAGCAACTGTTGGTGATCATCAATAACCTGCTTTTGCTGGCAGAAAAGGAACTGAACAAGTCGAAGTATCCGCTGACACCCGTAAATATTACAGCGCTTTTGGACCGGGTTCTTCCGGAAATCGAGCAACAGGCGCGGGTTTCCGGTTTGTCTTTCAGCTTTCAGGCAGCACCTGATCTTATCGTAAACACGAATGCCTATGCCGTTGAGACCATAGTGGATGTTTTGGGTCAGAATGCTGTAAAGTTCACTGAGAAAGGCCATGTGGCTTTTAAAGCGGGTCGGATTAACGGATCTTACATTTTTATTGAGTGCCAGGATACCGGGGTGGGCATAAAACCGGATGCGATTGAGAAAATCTTCGAACCCTTTGCTCAGGAAAGCACTGGCACAACCCGAAGCTTTGGGGGGGCAGGGCTCGGACTGTCGGTTTCAAAAAAGCTGGCAGCTGTAATCAATGCGGATATATTTGCTGTGAGTGAAAAGGGGAAAGGGTCCGTTTTCAGGCTTCTACTTCCGGTGCGATAG
- the sufB gene encoding Fe-S cluster assembly protein SufB has product MSRLTEAEAVETAASRKYKYGFTTKVEYEEFPRGLNEDIVREISRRKDEPEWLLEFRLKAYRQWREMEEPDWPNVEYEKPDYENIVYYSSPKEKPKLNSLDEVDPEILDTYNKLGIPLEEQKMLANVAVDAVFDSVSVATTFREKLKEAGVIFCSISEAVKDYPELVKKYMGTVIPTNDNFFAALNSAVFSDGSFCFVPKGVKCPMELSTYFRINNPDSGQFERTLIIAEEGAEVSYLEGCTAPMFDTNQLHAAVVELVALDDADIKYSTVQNWYPGDEEGKGGIFNFVTKRGICKGERSKISWTQVETGSAITWKYPSVILKGDHSIGEFYSVALTNDFQQADTGTKMIHLGKNTRSTIISKGISAGKSQNSYRGLVKIGKKAQGSRNYSVCDSMLIGSECGAHTFPFIESANNTSSVEHEATTSKIGEDQIFYLQQRGLDEEEAISLIINGFCKEVFKELPMEFAVEATKLLSIKLEGSVG; this is encoded by the coding sequence ATGTCGAGACTCACTGAAGCAGAAGCGGTAGAAACCGCTGCATCCCGAAAGTACAAATATGGCTTTACGACCAAAGTCGAATATGAAGAGTTTCCCAGAGGATTGAATGAAGATATCGTCCGGGAAATCTCAAGACGCAAGGACGAACCCGAATGGTTACTTGAATTCCGGTTGAAGGCTTACCGGCAGTGGCGTGAAATGGAAGAACCCGACTGGCCGAATGTTGAATATGAGAAGCCTGACTACGAGAATATCGTCTATTACTCATCTCCTAAGGAAAAGCCTAAGCTTAACAGCCTTGATGAAGTTGATCCTGAAATTCTTGATACATATAACAAGCTTGGTATTCCGCTTGAAGAACAGAAAATGCTTGCAAACGTAGCCGTCGATGCGGTATTTGACAGCGTATCGGTTGCTACCACATTCAGAGAGAAGCTTAAAGAAGCTGGCGTCATCTTTTGTTCTATCAGCGAGGCTGTGAAGGATTATCCCGAGCTTGTAAAGAAGTATATGGGAACTGTCATCCCAACCAATGATAACTTCTTTGCGGCCCTGAACTCAGCCGTTTTCTCAGATGGCTCCTTTTGCTTCGTACCCAAAGGCGTAAAGTGCCCGATGGAGCTTTCAACCTATTTCCGTATCAACAATCCCGATTCAGGACAGTTTGAGCGTACGCTTATTATAGCGGAAGAAGGCGCAGAGGTAAGCTACCTGGAAGGCTGCACGGCTCCCATGTTCGATACCAACCAGCTTCATGCTGCGGTAGTAGAGCTTGTAGCCCTTGATGATGCCGATATTAAGTATTCAACGGTACAGAACTGGTACCCCGGTGATGAAGAAGGAAAAGGCGGCATTTTTAACTTTGTGACCAAGCGCGGTATCTGTAAAGGCGAGCGCTCCAAGATTTCCTGGACACAGGTTGAAACCGGCTCTGCCATTACCTGGAAGTATCCAAGTGTAATTCTCAAAGGGGATCATTCTATTGGCGAGTTTTACTCGGTTGCGCTTACCAACGATTTCCAGCAAGCCGACACCGGTACCAAAATGATTCACTTGGGTAAAAACACCCGCAGCACTATTATTTCTAAGGGTATTTCAGCCGGAAAATCACAAAACAGCTACCGCGGTTTGGTGAAAATTGGCAAGAAAGCACAGGGATCCCGTAACTACTCTGTCTGTGATTCCATGCTTATCGGCAGTGAGTGCGGGGCGCACACCTTCCCTTTTATTGAGTCTGCCAACAATACTTCTTCTGTAGAACACGAAGCGACTACAAGCAAAATCGGTGAAGATCAGATCTTCTATCTGCAGCAGCGCGGACTTGATGAAGAAGAAGCCATCTCACTGATTATTAACGGATTCTGCAAGGAAGTCTTTAAAGAGCTTCCGATGGAATTCGCCGTTGAAGCGACCAAGCTGTTGAGTATCAAGCTTGAAGGTAGCGTAGGCTAA
- the sufC gene encoding Fe-S cluster assembly ATPase SufC: protein MLKIVDLHAQVEGEDIEILKGINLEINKGEVHAIMGPNGSGKSTLAKVVAGHPAYEVTAGQIFFDGEDVLEMEPEERALAGLFLAFQYPVEVPGVSNAMLIRQSVNNIRKARGQEELDPLEFEDYIADKLKLVEMDNKFLDRSVNAGFSGGEKKRNEILQLAAMEPRLSLLDETDSGLDIDALRIVSEGINALRSQDNAFMVVTHYQRILNYIKPDFVHVLMGGRIVKSGGSELAHELENQGYDWLIKETHVNGEVK, encoded by the coding sequence GTGTTAAAAATAGTTGACTTACACGCACAAGTAGAGGGTGAGGATATTGAAATCCTCAAAGGTATCAATCTTGAAATTAATAAAGGCGAAGTCCATGCCATCATGGGACCAAACGGCAGTGGTAAAAGTACGCTGGCCAAAGTCGTAGCCGGTCATCCCGCTTATGAAGTAACTGCCGGACAAATTTTCTTCGACGGAGAAGATGTTCTCGAGATGGAACCCGAAGAGCGTGCGCTCGCCGGGCTGTTTCTTGCTTTTCAGTATCCTGTCGAAGTACCGGGTGTGAGCAACGCTATGCTCATTCGCCAAAGCGTTAACAACATCCGGAAAGCCCGCGGACAGGAAGAACTCGACCCGCTTGAGTTTGAGGATTATATCGCTGACAAACTCAAACTTGTCGAAATGGACAACAAATTCCTGGACAGAAGTGTAAATGCCGGTTTTTCAGGCGGCGAGAAGAAGCGTAACGAAATTCTTCAGCTTGCTGCCATGGAACCCCGTTTGTCATTGCTCGACGAAACCGATTCTGGGCTTGATATTGATGCGCTACGCATTGTCTCAGAAGGTATTAATGCGCTCCGCAGTCAGGACAACGCATTCATGGTAGTAACGCACTATCAGCGCATTCTGAACTACATCAAGCCTGACTTTGTGCATGTACTGATGGGCGGCCGTATTGTTAAATCCGGTGGCAGCGAGCTCGCGCATGAGCTTGAAAATCAGGGATACGACTGGCTAATTAAAGAAACACACGTAAACGGAGAAGTAAAATGA
- the sufD gene encoding Fe-S cluster assembly protein SufD, with product MSTAVQFEQSTYLNELHSGFSVTSTGVAPVETAREKAVKNVQEWSFPTPRDEDWRQLSLKPLYRNAFVQPSAAEITAEDVSDFLMPESAKSTLVLLNGVLVPALSETSALPEGCYAGSVKNAPEFVVKALETHFGNVARYERDAFTAFNTAVLEDVIVVYTAKDVKVEAPLHILNLTDARSLAVATAPRVFIFGERFSDATVVEDFIGLGTEPYFNTAVSETVLEDEAHVNHIKVQRENRNAIHISRVASLLGRGSNYNSYTVSSGALLFRNEPLSLVDAENAHATLDGLVMVDGNQVSDTHSTLDHLKANCTSHQLHKVIALGEGKSVFNGKIFVRKDSQQIDAFQENRNLLLSETADVFTKPQLEIFADDVKCSHGATIGQLSDEELFYMRSRGLSRKTAVQMLTYGYALDVIENIPVESLREQLTLLVADFTGNEAVPQA from the coding sequence ATGAGTACCGCCGTTCAGTTTGAACAATCAACCTATTTGAACGAGCTGCACTCTGGTTTTTCGGTAACGTCAACCGGCGTTGCTCCTGTAGAAACAGCCCGCGAGAAGGCTGTTAAAAACGTACAGGAGTGGTCCTTTCCGACTCCCCGTGACGAAGACTGGCGGCAGCTTTCCCTTAAACCGCTATACAGAAATGCATTTGTACAGCCGTCTGCCGCTGAAATAACCGCGGAAGATGTGTCTGATTTTCTAATGCCGGAGTCCGCCAAATCCACCTTGGTTCTTCTTAACGGTGTTTTGGTACCGGCACTTTCAGAGACATCAGCTTTGCCCGAAGGATGTTACGCCGGTTCTGTGAAAAATGCTCCTGAGTTTGTTGTTAAAGCGCTAGAAACGCACTTCGGGAATGTAGCCCGTTACGAGCGCGATGCTTTCACCGCATTTAATACGGCAGTATTGGAAGATGTGATTGTTGTATACACAGCCAAGGACGTCAAAGTTGAAGCGCCGCTGCATATTCTCAATCTCACCGATGCGCGTTCTCTGGCTGTTGCAACTGCTCCCCGCGTATTTATTTTTGGGGAGCGTTTCAGTGACGCGACCGTTGTAGAAGATTTTATCGGTCTGGGAACTGAGCCTTATTTCAACACTGCAGTATCTGAAACGGTACTCGAAGATGAGGCGCATGTGAATCACATTAAAGTACAGCGTGAGAATAGAAACGCGATTCACATCAGCCGTGTAGCTTCTTTGCTCGGTCGCGGAAGCAATTATAATTCTTACACAGTCTCAAGTGGTGCGTTATTATTCCGCAATGAACCGCTTTCGCTCGTTGATGCTGAAAATGCACACGCTACGCTTGACGGCCTTGTGATGGTAGATGGTAATCAGGTTTCTGACACGCACAGTACCTTAGATCACCTTAAAGCCAATTGCACAAGTCATCAGCTGCATAAAGTCATTGCACTTGGCGAAGGAAAGTCTGTCTTCAACGGAAAGATTTTTGTTCGCAAAGATTCGCAGCAAATTGATGCGTTTCAGGAAAACCGCAACCTGCTCCTTTCTGAGACAGCTGATGTTTTCACCAAGCCGCAGCTTGAAATCTTTGCAGATGATGTGAAATGCAGTCATGGCGCGACTATTGGTCAGCTAAGCGATGAAGAATTGTTCTACATGCGCAGCCGGGGCTTAAGCCGAAAGACAGCTGTCCAAATGCTCACCTACGGCTACGCGCTTGATGTAATTGAAAACATTCCGGTTGAAAGCCTTCGTGAACAACTGACACTTCTTGTTGCTGACTTCACAGGCAATGAAGCCGTGCCGCAGGCATAA
- a CDS encoding cysteine desulfurase, whose translation MNESLVNTKATPGRILQIRRDFPVLERQIHDKPLVYLDNAASTQMPRQVIETVSAYHTYHHSNVHRGVHQLSQEATDLYEGAREKVRAFIGASSVKEIIFTSGTTDAINLVANSWGNRNIGRDDIILISNMEHHANIVPWYMLAKRTGAKIEVIPVLDDGSLDMDQFAALVRKPNVKVVCVNHVSNALGSVNPVEQICQICRERDICTVIDGAQAIGHFQIDVNQLGADFYAFSGHKMHGPTGIGILYGREELLQEMDPYKGGGDMILSVSFDHISWNELPYKFEAGTPAIAQAVGLGAAVDYLNGLDRTYLAKYEDELLAYATKRLGEVPGMRLIGTAPQKVSLNSFVIKGVHPHDIGSILDGEGVAVRTGQHCAEPVMDRFCIPATTRASMSIYNTFEEIDMLTEALLKVTELFDVND comes from the coding sequence GTGAACGAATCACTCGTAAATACAAAGGCAACTCCCGGCCGGATCTTACAGATCCGGCGGGATTTTCCTGTTCTCGAAAGACAGATACACGATAAGCCGCTGGTCTATCTCGATAATGCTGCTTCAACGCAGATGCCCCGTCAGGTAATTGAGACGGTTTCAGCCTATCACACCTATCATCACTCAAATGTACACCGAGGTGTACATCAGCTGAGTCAGGAAGCAACGGATTTATATGAAGGTGCGCGGGAAAAAGTCCGTGCGTTCATAGGTGCGTCATCCGTGAAGGAGATAATTTTCACAAGCGGCACAACCGACGCGATAAATCTTGTGGCGAACAGCTGGGGCAATCGCAACATCGGCCGGGATGATATCATACTGATTTCGAATATGGAACATCATGCCAACATTGTACCCTGGTATATGCTGGCCAAACGAACAGGTGCAAAAATCGAAGTCATACCTGTTCTGGATGATGGTTCTCTCGACATGGATCAGTTCGCAGCACTTGTCCGGAAACCCAATGTAAAGGTTGTGTGCGTCAATCATGTGTCTAATGCACTCGGTTCAGTGAATCCTGTTGAACAGATTTGCCAAATCTGCCGTGAACGCGACATCTGCACTGTCATCGACGGCGCACAGGCCATTGGTCATTTTCAGATTGATGTTAATCAGCTCGGGGCAGACTTTTATGCCTTTTCAGGGCACAAAATGCATGGGCCTACCGGCATAGGTATTTTATACGGACGGGAAGAATTGCTTCAGGAAATGGATCCCTACAAAGGCGGCGGAGACATGATCCTAAGCGTTTCTTTTGACCATATTTCATGGAATGAGCTTCCCTACAAATTTGAGGCCGGTACACCTGCGATTGCACAGGCAGTCGGTTTAGGCGCTGCCGTTGATTATTTGAACGGGCTTGACCGTACCTACCTGGCAAAGTATGAAGATGAGCTTCTCGCGTATGCAACCAAGCGGTTGGGCGAAGTTCCCGGTATGCGACTGATAGGCACAGCTCCCCAAAAGGTGTCGCTGAATTCATTTGTGATCAAAGGCGTGCACCCGCACGACATTGGCAGCATTCTCGACGGAGAAGGTGTAGCGGTTCGTACGGGTCAGCATTGTGCTGAGCCTGTCATGGATCGGTTCTGCATTCCTGCAACAACCCGGGCGTCGATGTCCATCTACAATACTTTTGAGGAAATTGATATGCTCACAGAAGCGCTGCTTAAAGTAACGGAGCTTTTCGATGTTAACGACTAA
- the sufU gene encoding Fe-S cluster assembly sulfur transfer protein SufU, producing MLTTNRSKNLYQEVILDHNKSPRNYREIENFTHFAKGHNPLCGDKLDVYLLVDDAQTVQDVSFVGDGCAISKASASIMTTIVKGKSIEEAKALFTGFHDMATGKAEPSDDPKLRRLQVFAGVRDLPARVKCATLAWHTLDAALKDKDEVSTE from the coding sequence ATGTTAACGACTAATCGCTCAAAGAATCTGTATCAGGAAGTCATTCTTGATCACAACAAAAGCCCGCGTAATTACAGGGAAATTGAAAACTTCACCCATTTTGCGAAGGGGCATAATCCGCTTTGCGGCGATAAGCTGGATGTTTATTTGCTTGTAGATGATGCGCAAACGGTGCAGGATGTGAGCTTTGTCGGAGACGGCTGCGCTATTTCCAAAGCTTCTGCGTCAATCATGACAACCATTGTAAAGGGCAAATCCATCGAGGAAGCGAAAGCTCTTTTTACCGGTTTCCATGACATGGCCACAGGTAAAGCGGAACCGAGTGATGATCCTAAATTGCGCCGTCTGCAGGTTTTTGCCGGGGTGAGAGATTTACCCGCCCGTGTAAAATGTGCAACCCTTGCCTGGCACACCCTCGATGCCGCTTTAAAGGACAAAGACGAAGTTTCAACCGAATAA
- a CDS encoding NifU family protein, translated as MPKIAEIERTPNPNAIRFVLKDPISQGVTRSYESAELAEKDPLASQLFQIENVINVYYVDKYVTVTQDGSADWNDLLRKLAPPIREAEAIGVLETDDDEVHLSKEAMNDPRLVEINQMLDEQVRPYLLADGGGLKVLGLEGNILKVHYQGSCGTCPTATTGTLYAIESMVRRIHPEIEVKTI; from the coding sequence ATGCCAAAAATAGCCGAAATAGAGCGTACACCGAACCCAAACGCCATTCGCTTTGTACTCAAAGACCCTATATCTCAAGGCGTAACCCGATCTTATGAATCAGCCGAACTTGCTGAAAAAGACCCGCTTGCAAGTCAGCTGTTTCAGATCGAAAACGTAATCAATGTGTATTATGTCGATAAGTATGTGACGGTTACGCAGGATGGCTCAGCCGACTGGAATGACCTTTTGCGTAAGCTTGCCCCGCCGATACGGGAAGCAGAAGCCATTGGTGTGCTTGAAACAGACGATGATGAAGTTCACCTTAGCAAAGAGGCTATGAATGATCCGCGTCTTGTTGAAATTAATCAGATGCTGGATGAGCAAGTGAGGCCTTATTTGCTTGCTGACGGAGGAGGTCTGAAAGTGCTCGGTTTAGAAGGAAACATACTGAAAGTTCATTATCAGGGGTCTTGTGGCACCTGTCCGACAGCAACAACCGGTACCCTTTATGCTATCGAAAGCATGGTTCGGCGAATCCACCCTGAGATTGAGGTGAAAACCATTTAA
- a CDS encoding HesB/IscA family protein, translating to MAITITERAAKRILEIKDQESRPESAVLRIGVAGGGCSGLSYKIDFDNEGPSENSKDQLFESQGIPIVVDMRSFLYLAGTELDYTDGLKGQGFHFVNPNASRTCSCGESFAV from the coding sequence ATGGCCATTACAATCACAGAAAGAGCGGCAAAGCGAATTCTCGAGATTAAAGATCAGGAAAGCCGTCCGGAAAGCGCTGTTTTAAGAATTGGTGTTGCCGGTGGCGGATGCTCCGGTTTAAGCTACAAAATTGATTTCGATAACGAAGGCCCTTCGGAAAACAGCAAAGATCAGCTGTTTGAAAGTCAGGGTATTCCTATTGTTGTTGATATGCGGAGTTTTCTGTACTTAGCTGGCACAGAGCTTGACTATACCGACGGTTTGAAAGGGCAGGGATTTCACTTTGTAAATCCTAATGCAAGTCGTACCTGTTCTTGCGGTGAATCTTTTGCTGTTTAG
- a CDS encoding DUF2480 family protein, translated as MIENKVAKSGLITLDLEMFRGKTPVHAFDLKDYLYMELILREKDFREALQNLDWEPYSDSVIAVYCSADAIIAHWAYMLVCSHAQAVGAKVLYGTPEQVKLIIMLQNVRAHDWSQYDGRKVLLKGCSHEELDPSVYATATQLLLPYADRLMYGEACSFVPVYRKPKEKKVRQDAQPAG; from the coding sequence ATGATTGAAAACAAAGTCGCAAAGTCAGGACTAATAACACTTGACCTTGAAATGTTTCGGGGCAAAACCCCCGTACATGCGTTTGACCTGAAAGACTATCTGTATATGGAGCTTATCTTACGCGAGAAAGATTTTCGCGAAGCGCTCCAAAATCTTGACTGGGAGCCTTATTCAGACAGCGTCATCGCTGTTTATTGTTCCGCTGATGCCATTATTGCGCATTGGGCGTATATGTTGGTTTGCAGTCACGCACAGGCCGTCGGGGCGAAGGTGCTGTACGGCACGCCGGAACAGGTTAAGCTTATCATCATGCTGCAAAATGTTCGGGCACATGATTGGTCACAGTACGATGGCAGAAAAGTGCTCCTTAAAGGATGCAGCCATGAAGAGCTTGATCCGTCGGTTTATGCAACTGCAACACAGCTCCTGCTTCCGTATGCTGACCGGCTGATGTACGGGGAAGCCTGTTCTTTTGTGCCGGTTTACCGCAAGCCAAAAGAAAAGAAAGTCAGGCAGGACGCACAGCCGGCGGGCTGA
- the fni gene encoding type 2 isopentenyl-diphosphate Delta-isomerase — MSIQNRKKDHVSLCVSGNVNYEKTTGFEQYDFLHNALPEIALDDIDVSAELLGRRFSFPLFISSMTGGYSGAVAVNEIIAEFCESRNLPFGVGSQRAMLERPEERASFRIAREKAPTAFIAANIGGCQLPQLTGDDIQCMLDVIEANALIIHLNPLQELMQPEGDRDFSHVLENIERLCRQLEVPVMVKETGAGISGLVAAKLYKAGAAVVDVAGAGGTSWSRVENARASDPNSLFDDWGIPTVVCLEQISALKVPGRQLIASGGIKNSLDIAKALCLGADFAAAAQPVIKAVIQDGREGLEAWFGQLRRDFTFALCLLGVSSAEGLNKSYLIKRQ, encoded by the coding sequence ATGTCGATTCAAAACCGGAAGAAAGATCACGTATCGCTCTGTGTGAGCGGTAATGTCAACTATGAGAAAACAACGGGTTTTGAACAATACGACTTCCTGCACAATGCGCTTCCGGAAATTGCACTGGATGACATTGATGTATCTGCGGAATTGCTGGGCAGACGGTTTTCCTTCCCGCTCTTTATTTCGTCCATGACGGGGGGATACAGCGGAGCGGTCGCTGTGAATGAGATTATCGCTGAATTTTGTGAATCGCGCAATCTGCCGTTTGGGGTTGGCAGTCAGCGGGCTATGCTGGAGCGTCCTGAAGAACGTGCTTCATTTCGGATTGCACGGGAAAAAGCGCCAACGGCATTTATCGCCGCGAATATTGGCGGATGTCAGCTGCCGCAATTAACGGGAGATGACATTCAATGCATGCTCGATGTTATTGAAGCGAATGCACTCATCATACATCTCAACCCCTTGCAGGAACTGATGCAGCCGGAAGGCGATCGTGATTTCAGCCATGTTTTAGAAAACATTGAACGACTATGCAGGCAACTTGAAGTGCCTGTTATGGTGAAGGAAACCGGAGCCGGTATATCAGGGCTGGTGGCTGCAAAGCTCTACAAAGCCGGTGCTGCAGTCGTAGATGTTGCCGGTGCCGGCGGAACGAGCTGGAGCCGTGTGGAAAACGCCCGCGCTTCGGATCCAAACAGTCTTTTTGATGACTGGGGAATCCCAACGGTGGTTTGTCTCGAACAGATTTCGGCGCTTAAGGTACCGGGCCGGCAGCTTATCGCTTCTGGCGGCATAAAAAACAGCCTGGATATTGCCAAAGCACTTTGTCTCGGGGCAGATTTTGCGGCCGCGGCACAGCCTGTGATCAAAGCGGTCATACAGGACGGCAGGGAAGGATTGGAAGCCTGGTTTGGACAGCTCAGGCGCGACTTCACCTTTGCGCTCTGTTTACTGGGTGTTTCTTCAGCTGAAGGGCTGAATAAATCTTATCTCATTAAGCGTCAGTAA